In Lycium ferocissimum isolate CSIRO_LF1 chromosome 7, AGI_CSIRO_Lferr_CH_V1, whole genome shotgun sequence, the sequence TATGAGGGGCAACATCTTATTTATATCAGGAAGTTTAAGTTAGATTGTCATAAACAAAAGACACGCTAATAAAAAGAAGTGGAAAGGACGATTCGATTTCAAAGTCATTTCAACTTACCACTCCCTTCCGGTCAAAATAAGTAATCacttaatctttttattttagtttaaaaTAGGTGTCGAagaaattaactttattttttcagatttgctccTATTTACTCAAGGCAATAGATAAGCAAGAGTCTTATTGATTAatggtagtttagtcaaaataccttCCTTTTTTAAGAGTTAGTATTTCCTTAAAGGATGTGAAAAAGGCTAAgtagacacttattttgaaaaaggcTAGGGAATACTAATATCACTTaaccccaccccaaaaaaaaaaaaaaaaaaaaaaaaacctaattttGGAATCGACAGTTAGAAATAGTATTTACTTAGTTTTTCTATAACCTAAATGATTTCAGATGACGTTTAGCGTGTGAAAATGTAAATAACAACCATGTCATATTAATCATatcatttctttttatatttagttacTTACAACGGCTCTTTCTCTTTCCTCCCTTAttctaaaaagggaaaaaagagaagaggggGAGAGGGATTCATCACCAATATTTGATTGGATCTCTAATCTTCTTCATTCCTTCCCATGACAATAACTAGAATGAATTTTCTTATCTCCTTCCATATTCCTCCATTAAAATATAGCTaccaatttttctttcttttaccaTTCCTTTTACGGGGTAACaattataaaaaagaagaagtcaaGTATAAGGAGGTAATTAGGTCCTTAGAACTAGTTATTGTTTGAGGGATAACGATTTTAGAAAATCCAAATACAAAGGGGTAATTAGAACAAcatataatttgaattagaacaaaatataatttaaggaaatcTAAATAAATGCGCCAAGTTTAAAGGGATCTTTAGATATTGTGCAAAAtttattttgacaaaaatagTTAGTAAAATaaccaaaatttgaaagtttagACAACAAAGACTAATAAATGGCCAGGAGTCCGTAAGCGCTTATGTCCTTTTCAAGGCTACGTTTGCACATGCGCCTTTTCTGGGAACCGTATCTGAAAGGaaggaagaaattgcacgataTGTCCTTGAAATCGGTCTGGtgcttaatttttgtccttcaaatcggttggtctttagtttttgtcctTTACCAATTGAATGTATGTTTAATGGGATATACGTTCTTTCAGGTCAAAAAGTCATGCGGAGCATAACTTGCGgaatattatgatgtaaaaatataaatgtatctTTCTGCAAAAAAAGTTATACTCATTTATTATgcatgacaaaaattaaaggctcCTCGTTCCTTAACCAGAGGTTTCAGGTTCGAAAAATCCTTGAGAGCGCTTCTTCCAGAAATGGGCCTGCGGCGGGAATTGGGATGTAGTCGAGCTCCAATGCGAATACCGGATATCCaatggaaaataaaaaacaaaagcaataaaagtgcaaatgacctgAAAGGAAGTGTTCTAGAAACCTCAACGAAATTACCTGAAAAATATTCCCACTCACATCATTACTCAAACGCGGCATCAGCAAACCTACTTTGAAAACGACCCATTAAATTAATCTGACCATggaaaacaaaacaacaaacttTGAATAACACGTATATTAAATTCCACCTACAACCTTCGGCTCAAACCTATAAATATGTGAAGCTAACACCAACAGAAGTATCATATCGCATTTCTAAATCCTCTTATTTGTTTCTAAGGTTCCAAAAACTTGGTATATATACCAGACATCGATCCTCATATTTTTATTCTTGATTAATTCCATCAATATGACTAGCATGAAAAGAAGCAGAGAAGATGATGGGCAAGTGGAAGCAGAAGCCATGGCTAACTGCGCCTTAATACTTCTGTCTCGTTTAAACAACAACACTTCTTCATCAGATCGAGACAATTTGAACGGTTTCGAATGCAAGACTTGTAATAAACGTTTCCCATCTTTCCAAGCCCTCGGTGGCCACCGTGCAAGTCATAATAAACGGCCAAAATTACTAGGAGAGTTTCTTGTGGAAGACAAAACGAACAAGATGCATAAATGTTCTGTATGTGGATTGGAGTTTTCTTTGGGTCAAGCTTTAGGTGGACACATGAGGCGTCACCGTGATGAAATTAATAAAACGTCCACGATGATACCAGTGTTGAAGAAGTCAAATAGCAGCAAAAGAATATTTTGCTTAGATTTAAACTTAACCcctgatgatgatgttgatttgaagTTATGGCCATCGGCACCGGTTCGGTCTCCAGTTTTTCGAATCTTTATTTAAGGCAGCTTTTCattgttcatttttttcttgtatataatccttaattatattatttcgttgattctttttcatatgttgaATCTATCGAAATACTGTACGTAGCtattttcaaatcatgtatTGCGTCCAAAACGCACACGTATGCGTAATCGTACGaagtaatatagtgattttAGAAATCGGATGTCGAACCGGGGAGTTATGATTAATCCgtcaactaaattaaactatCCAAATTATCTATACAAGAGATGAAATTCGAAgattgtgattataaactaatTGAAGATAAAAGATACAATTTGTGAACCTCAACAAAGAAAGAGCGGGTTTTTATATTATCAATGAGATGAATGTTCGGTGTTGTGGTTGGTTCACCAATCGTTGAGTTTTGAATCGGTGATTGCTAATTTGTATTACTAACTCTCGTagtattctctcgaactactacTCGCCTATTCAAAACGATTCGccgcctatattcctatggaatTGACTTGATTCGTTTATGGTATTTAATTGAACGCGGTGCctaggtatattcctatcctagcCACAAATCCTAGCCCAACTATGGGGATAATCGAATCACGCCTTCTTTAATCCTTCTCTAATCTAACAACATCTTTCCCAAGCATGTGTATTAGATAGTCGATAGAACCTACCGTTGGCCAAACAATCAAGCAattatgaaattaattaaaagaagCAATCAAACTCGACAAATCgtattaagataagaaataatcaccaaacatcaataatcatggtttaccacaaccctagaacgaagtttagctccacatagacatggaggaaaagcaacaaatcattcaaagaaaatatacaaactagtaataaggagaagaaaagataaaaccCGATAATCTCCTGCCCTCCACGGCGGCTTCTACTCTCTCTCGGTCAAAGTCCCGTATTCTAAGGTAAAAACGGCTCTTTATAAGCTAGGGCAAATATGAGATAAGTGGGCCCAATCCCGATCTAAAACAGACAACCGACGCGTCGTGCTTTGGTCACGCGTCGCATGGCCATCGCATGTCAGAACCGCTACGTGCCGTGATCCTAAAGATAACATGTCGAGAATCGAAAGGGGTATTTTGTGCGGCTCGGATGTTTGAGACCGGTGGTCTGCCTTCAAGTGTTGGAACTTCCTTCGCAACATTCAATCGTCGTACATAGCCTCGAATACCCTTCGTTGGTCCTTGTTGTACCTATTCATATAAACATACCAACATAAGCTTATATACAACAATTCACATTTTCGATGAAAGTGATGAGAAGTAAAGTGTAAATGACACTAAATCTAGATATTTCACctaaatatcatgtatcattTGATTTTAACTTGAATAGTAGTATAGTTTAATCAGGAAATATCGAGCAATACGCCTGTTTTTATGGATTTGGTAACATGCTAATTTAACATCAAACTATACTGCAGGGATTTGCCTCATTTACAACTAGGACTATTTGGGTATCTATTCTTGTTCGCTCCCCTAGCTTTTGTCTGTCCATGCCAGTGTCGTTCCACCATAATGCTTTTGCTCGCATTTCACCGCTCCGTCAGAAAATTCTCTCTGCCTTTACCTTACTCTAACTTGATAgtttaaccccccccccccccaccccttgTGCATGGTTGAGCCCCAGGATTTGACAGCAGACTTAGAAAGTCACTTATATTCGCTCTTTGCCCCAATCATTAGGGATAAGGCATGCATTCTTTATATTACCGCAGCTATAATTCAATCAGATGTGATTCAATACGTCAAATTCTGATGCATGTTGCAAAGGATATTGAACCTCCGCACGtaatcccaaaaaaataaaaataaaatccttctGGAGATTTTAGTTGCATAATTCACCTTTTTAGTGCAGTGTAACTGGTGATTACAAGGATAGAATTAACTTTATAAGAATGAATCCGAGTAGAGTTTTTCctattgataatttaaaagacTTTTCCTTACAACAGTACATATAACTATGATTAGCAATATTAGGAAAAAGAGAACAAAGCAATGTAAAAGAAATGTCACCTACAACGAGCTAGTATCGACttcaaaaaaagataaaaattaaattctggGTAAGCCGTGTAAAGACACAAAACAGAGAGAACTTAAGTATCAGAAGATGCGTTTTACATTGGCTTCGTAGAAAGTGATTACATGAGCTTTATTTATACACGATAACTGTACCTAATCAACGAATACCATACCACATTAGAGAAGGAAAAATTAGTACTTAATAAAATATGGGACAGAACATTCTAAGCACTCCAACTGCTAACTGAAAATTATATACTACTAATTGCTTATTATATTTCTGAAGTTACGCTTGGCAAGTTGATCAGATGCGACTTGCAGGTATCCGGTGTGCAACTTCCAATTTAgcttctatatatatacttttgaaGTGAATTTCACTTAGCcttttatcttttgaatttgGGAAATAACACCCTCTTCACTTTTTAGATGGCTAAATAACCCCCTCTTCACGAAAGTAATATTTAGCTTCCTCtgtcttaatttatgtgatatagtttaacttgacacggagtttaagaaagaaatgaaaacttttgaaatttatggtaaAACAATATGATATTTGTGTACATCAGAACcattttattaagggtaaaaggagaagttttaagttagttatttttaaatatagaaatgtatcattatttttaagacagacaaaaaaaaaaaaaaagtgtatcacataattTGTGATAGAGGAGTACTTGTTAGAAGAAACTCAAACCTGAAAATCGAGTATAATATCATAAATCAAATTTGAAAGGAGATCTCcgaaatttttcagaaaacaaaatAACTACCCTATATTCTTGCAATTTCATAGCAATACTTGGAGAGATCGACTTTAGCTGATTTATTTCACTCGTTGACGTCAGGGACGGCTTATGCATTCATCACCACTACTAAGCACCGACTTAGAAGGTGGGATATTCCGGTACTAATTTTGTACCATATTTGTACCTTCTATtaaacaaagtataaaatgaAGCCCATACTTAAAGATGGGAGGACAATAACTTTTGCCCCCTCAAATTGGCAGTCTTTAATTCTTGCCCTTCACCTAAAACCCATgagttccgggttcgaacccccgctcagtcaaaaattttaaaaaaaaattcgcaaggcgagtttaaattttGCTACCCATCGACGGACTTTTTAGCTAAAGTACGCCGGAGAAACGTTCTGCactaagatatatatatatatatatatatatatatatatatatatatatatatatatttttttctagcaagcttttagttatgccttaagcgAAATGTTCGACTTATAGGCATCTTTTTTGTTATgcaactaaaagtgtgcccataagacataactaaaaaaGTATGCGTAAGGCGGGCTTTCGGGATAACTAAAAGGTATGTACCATAaacggaacttttccttaaggcataactgaaagtttgccttataaggcaaagtatGCCTTATGCAAAACTTCGCCTTATGGGGCTTTATcatgcttaactaaaagtcactttgtaaggcataactaaattatgccttaaggaaaaagttttgccttatggggcagacttttagttatgccagatgcggcataactttagtttttccttaaagCGTGTATGTCGGATCCAGCATACACACCCCCCCAGCCttgtcttgcgaaattatttttttattttatgcctgagtgggggttcgaacccagaacctcaggtattcacccaccttttcaagcgaagggcaaaacttaaagaccacaaatatgatgggtaaaatttaaagaccacaaatatgatgggcaaaatttaaagaccaccccaaaagaagggtaatccgcgcaaaaatgtcaagatgggatatcccacctAATCCCATTAaccttgggattattttataccacctTTTAGATGAGATAAATTTGTCCTAGGATTATAATCCTCGGATTATAATACCAAGATAATTTTGTCCGtgtaccaaacgaccacttagTACTCCTACTAGTTATACTCTCTCCtgatttatttgatatttttcatttttctaagagtcaaacaagaaaaattttgactatgatttatttatatgctctttaaatattttaaattattaattattgtgacttataatacttaATTGTtatatagtttctaaatatgtaaattatttttcaataaactTAAAGATTATATGTCCGAATTCACGGTCAAAATTAAAAGTTTGACTCACAAAATCTAAACTGTATCACATAAACTGAGACAGAGTGAGTAGTATTTTATTCATATCAATTTATGTGAttggtattttctttttagtccgaCTAAAAACTAGTAGTGATAtacttttgtatttttaaaaaaattgattttgcaTACATGTTTAATGCAGAATCAGGTTATTCGGAGATTATAACAAGAATTATAATAATGAGATTATAATCAGGATTACCTATTCAACCTTCTATATGAGCAAAATAATCTCATGATTATGGTATACTCTAAAATTTATCATAGTTTTAGCTAATATCCTCAACCAAACACAGGATAATCTACTTAATTTCTCCAACCTAACGATCCCTTAATGAAATGACTTACaatcaaacaaaaatatatgacttattttaattttttttctctaacttcgtgtccagtcaaatattacccccccccccctcccggtTCAAAACAAGTGTTCACTTAGCCTCACAACTCttaaaaaatactaactcctagacaaaaataggtattttgactaaactactcttgataaaaatttatatataactaTTAACTTAACATTTTTGTATCTAGTGACGtaacacttaataaggacaaatttgaaaaaataaaattaattcttttttgattaTGTAAGTATACACTCATCttgaatcaaaataaaaaagctaaatgaatattattttgttattattacttTACTCTTATAGAAATGACAATAAGGGTGTATGAACACAGCTATAAGTTGTTGTACCACATTCAATGTCGATTGTGATGTGGACCTAGGCccatttcattaaatgagttcAGGGCTGTTTGTTATACATTGACCTACACCATTTAATTAACATGCCTTTAAGGGTAAATTGGTAATTGAGTTTATTcatcatatttttatttctattatatataagcgtGAAGATGGGACTAACACAGCTACACATATTATATCAAAAGCAGTCTGAATTGTacattaaatttgaatttatttcaattgtacttggttttttttttccagttgtgGGTCCACTTTATTTAACAAGTACTACTACTTGGTTTGCCACCTGTACACGTGTATTCCACTTTTACGTTATcatatttctttacttcttcacttcattttattacttTATTATAGAAAGCACGTGAAATTGCACTCTAAGtagggactaacatgtgtacatttcagaagctTAACATTAATtttacctcttgtgtgtttactttttaggTCTCCGCGTGTCCGCAAGTCTCAGTTgtcttttcatttccttcatttggaatatactccctctgtctcaatttaaatgTTTAAGTTTGACTAGACTATaaaaatagacttttgaatcttgtggttttaaattaaaaatgtgtataatataataaaatatcctttgaatcttgtaattataaacttgacatgtaggacatttgaattgtcaacttactaaatataaaaagaggcggacataaccaaaatacgaaattttttaacaacaattgagaaattaaggagaaaaataagggaaaaagaaaaaaaatatggagactcactaaggatTTCATTTGTGGATTGCTTCTTCGCTTAATCGCTTTTCCTCTTAATTTTCCATTGCTCCTCTTTTCTTTGATATTTAGTTTTCCATTTTGTTGcttattttattcttctttgcaattctctgattattgtttcttcaccttttcaaaatatattattttatattttcatatagCAGTTTGAGAATTTTACTTAGGGATTAAAATTTTGTGATTTACCATATTACGTccatttttttaatctaaaCTTCTACCATTcaaaagtttaacattaattctacctcttgtgtgtttactttttaggTCCCCCCGTATCCGCAATGTCTCAATgatcctttcatttccttcatttggcatatactccctctgtctgaATTTAAGTGTTTAAGTTTGACTAGACAATAAAAAtggacttttgaatcttgtggttctaaattaaaaatatgtataatataataaaataacttttgaatcttgtgattataaacttgacatctaggatatttgaattgtcaacttactaaatataaaaagaggcggacataaccaaaataagacaaattttaacaacaattgagaaattaaggagaaaaataaaaggaaaagaaacaaaatatagagactcactaaggagTTTCATTTGTGGATTGCTTCTTCGCTTAATCATTTCTCctcttaattttttcatttctcttcttttctttgataTTTAGTTTTCCATTTTGTTGCTTATTTTATTCGTCTTTGCAATTATCTGGTTATTGTTTCTtcacctttttaaaatttattattttatattttcatttagcAGTTTGAGAATTTTACTTAGGGATTAAAATTATGTGATTTACCATATTACGTCCagttttttaatttaaacttcTACCATCTAGTCAATGATTAGATAGGATATACACtaaatcatatattttttttaaatttctaactAAATCTCTTCAAATAATGAAATTGAGTAAATATGATGATTAATTATGTTGAGCTATGTGCATCGCACGAGCATAGTTTGCTAGTTATTATGAATGGGAGGGAATATCATATAAATAGTTGGGCTAAGGAGTAATTAATTATGAGAGGAATAATGATGCCCTTCCCCTTTTAAGCCTAAATAACGTTAACTGTCGTTTTCTAGGCTACATTTGCAAGTGTCACCCTCATGAAAGCTCTTGGAAGTGTTCTAGAAACCTCAACGAATCCAACAATGTTGGACAAGGAGTAATTAATTATGATAGGAACAATGATGTCCTTTCCCagaaaaaaggaattaaaaaataaaaggccTCAATATTAGACTATTTCACTTTTGTTGTTTCTTCCCGCTTGCATCAAATGACCTGAAATTTACACTTCATATCAATTGATCCCACTTGTAAACAAACTGTATTTCTTTGACTCACTTAACCAACAAATTTGTTGGTTAAGAATGTTGCACTTGCAACTAAATTCTTGGAATCTTCCTTAGGAGTTAGGATACCTTCCAATCTTTTCTTCCTCCAATTCTGCCACTGGACGCAATGACTTCAATAGATGCTGGAACATGACTATAAGAAACTAATTCCTACTAACCACCTAAATCTTTTTAACTTCCATTAATAACTACATACTAACCACCTATGTATTAACAACTTACTCAATTTCAAATGCGAATTTACTATTACTCAAACTAAGAAGTCTCCATGCCAAAACTAAGcaaaaacatgaataaaaaACTTGATTAAAAAACTTAAACAAAACCTAAACGAAAACTGTCAAAAAACAGAACCACAACTATCAAAAATCTGAACAAAAACAGTAAAAAAAATGATCCAAAACAGACCACACATGATTCCATCAACATTGTGCTACCAAAGAACCTcaaacaagagagagagagagagagatttatatataatagtacttttcttttttgtttctcaaACTGCAAAATCtgtatagtactttttattttgtttttcaaattgcAAAATCTGTATGTACTGATATTTGCTTTAATATATCACTTTCAATAATTTGGATGCATGATGGTAACACTTACCAAactattttcacaaaaaaactAGCATCCAAGAATTACCAGCTATAGAAACAAAAGTTCATGTCaccaaaatgtagatttttAATTGTATGATTCAAAATTACTTCTTTAATCCATACCCCATGTTGCAACTACTAGCTAGTACTACTAAATATCTACCTATCATCACCAATAAGGTCCAAAGAAGTATATAATTCATCAAGAACCATTAtatgttcttcttcttgttcttctttttaaCCAATCAAATATAGAATGAAGGTAATGCAACTAATAACATGCTTTAGAACTAGTTCAATTCCCTCCTTTTACACCTATCCTTAGCGCTATCCCTAATTGGAAAgatcccccaaaaaaaaaaaaaaaaacttcaaaagCAACAAAAGCAAGTAAGTAACCATAAAAAGATACTCCCATTACGGCTAGTGCTATTGCAATAcattaattaacaaaaaaagCAAGTAATTAACCATAAAAAGAAGAATTTGAGTAAATGATAAAATTAGGGTTTTTTAAAATACCTTCTCGTCTTCTGATTATCCGTTCAAATTTCTCTGTCAATCGTCTCTATCCCGCCATCTAATTATACAATCGAAACTGTCCAATTTCCCTTAGCTATCAATTTGGTAAATTATCCTTAGAGAGGAGAGGGAGGGAGGGAGgaaggaaagagaaagaaagagaaggagaaaaataaaaagaaagtgaCCCGATGAGGTCTAAATCTATCTGAATTTTtaaccacatgtggtcgaaaataaTTAAGTCAGATTTGACCAAATTTGACTTAATTATTTCGACCACTTGTAGTagaaattagtttttttttaattttaaattaattgttttatatttatataatttaattatatataaaatgtttttttcccatttattatttgtacaaaaattaatttcgaccacatgtggtcgaaattcaCTTTTCCTGTTAAAAAATCGACCCAATGTGGTCGATATCctataaaaagttttataaaaagtAAATTCTGCAAATTTCGACCAATTGTGGTCGATTTTTTTCCGATCAAAATTGTGGTCGAAATTTTTTGGTCGAAAATGCCCCCTTATTTAAGTAGTGTAGGTTTTTAGTTTTAACGTGATATATATTGTTATACATTGCTATATCAAAATGAAGTGACTGCGCAAGGTCAAAGGGGAAGGCTCCATATTAAAagtttctcttttaattttaaagCTCGAACTAAAAATCTCTAGTTAAGAGTGCATGGATGGATTTCAGTCTAACCCTCTTTACTTGTATATTAATTAGTACATTGAACATGTTATTACAAGGCTACATAGAAATTTCTTACTTGCAAATCCACGTTTAATTTTGCCAATTGATTGGCATAACTATAAGAGGTACTAGATGATTGTAAAAGCTACACTATGAAAAAGAGcacaaaaacaaattaaaagagaTTTTCTCTAACAACGCGCATAACAATGTTTTGCACTAATGTTATAATTAGAacatgtccaaaaaaaaaaaaaaaaaggtaaactattctctcttctctttaACATAATTGAAGCcgtcaaaattttcaaaaaaagaaccACCACCTTCAAAACTCATGATGTACTCCTTCGGATTATCACTTCCAGTTGCAATCCTCTCTGAATTATTATTAGTGTTTCCTTTCCAATTCCAGGGCGAAAAGAAGGAATTATCGACttcaagaaaagataaaaagtttGGAGAATTCTTGAAAGTCGGATAATAATAGGATTCATATTGAAGTTGTTGTAAATAACACAGCAACTGACAATTCTCGCAACCACACTCTGGCACATAAGACCACATATTGGCAGCCGCAAAATAATCGTCTACCTTGTTTTCTTCTAAATTCCTTTCTCCATTCTCGATCTTTTGTTAGAGA encodes:
- the LOC132062516 gene encoding zinc finger protein ZAT11-like, with amino-acid sequence MTSMKRSREDDGQVEAEAMANCALILLSRLNNNTSSSDRDNLNGFECKTCNKRFPSFQALGGHRASHNKRPKLLGEFLVEDKTNKMHKCSVCGLEFSLGQALGGHMRRHRDEINKTSTMIPVLKKSNSSKRIFCLDLNLTPDDDVDLKLWPSAPVRSPVFRIFI